CTCGTACGTCTCCGAGCAGCGCGTGCTTAGGATGCTACCGCCTGACCACACAGACACATGACCACGTTACATCATTACCACAGTTCAACCACAATAGATTCCTTTCTATTTCTACGCAGGAAGACCACATTGGAAATACATGTCTTAAGGTTTATGACTTATCTTCTGGGAATAAGTGGATCTTTatttaatcaaccaatcaatgaatGAAAGAATGGGAGCAAGAAAGACATTCTTATTCAATCTTAGgtcaaaatgtatatatatatatatatgagtcaGAAATCCTAATGCCTGAACCACAACCCTGTGGTGAGTTAACTGTATTGAAAAGCCATCTGACCATACACAGGGATAATGCAATGAAACACACAATAACATGATTCCATACTAACACACACATCAAAATAGAATCCACACAGACAAACATCCCAGACCACTCAGTTCATCTGACCCCTAATCTAATGGATCCCCCTGTGCCTGTCCAATCCACAGAGTGGTTCTGTTCATGGACCTGTCAACAGGCTGGCTCTAACCCACAGAGTGGTTCTGTTCATGTAAACAGAGTGAGAGGTCTGTCTTTACCTCCAGACTCCAGGGCGTAGTCCACTAGGCCCGTCCTATCCTGGGAGTAGAGTTTCAGGGCATTCTGGACAATCAGCTGCACTTgctaggggagagagaggcagggatggagggtTAGGATGTGTGTATGGTTGGATACCTGTTGCAGAGACTCTGCCATGCACCTCCACACACAATGACTCCTAGTCTCATTGACAATCATGACCACTTAAAGTAACAGTCATCATATAGTGAAAGTACATCATATAGGAAGGAGGTGGTTTCCAAGACCCAAATTAAACCTACTCCTGATCCactattcacaaagcatctcagagtagtagTGCTGAATGATCCaagatcagtttagccttttagatcataatgcaTAAGGTTATATGgtcagatcctagatcagcactcctaccctgagacactttgtggatgCGGGCCGTGAAGTCAAAAGCATGCTCTATGGAGAATCTGGGTCCAGGACACCGGTCCATCTTCATGAAATAAATGATGATAATGAAGCCGTTCCTCTGATGACAGTGAGTAGCACTGGGTTAACGACAACAAAGAGTCACTATAGTGGAGTGTGTAGTCTACCTCCTCAGACAGTCCCCCGCCCACGGCGGTGTGTTGGGCACTCTGtgtaatagcctgggtctgggtGGTGATGACTGCAGCCCTGGCCTCAGCCTCCGTCCGGGCCTCAGCCCTGCTCTGCTCCAGCTGCAGCGACACGTTCCTCAGGATGCTGAGCTCCAGGTTGGCCAGGAGGGCCTGCAGGTCGGCCCCGCTCACGTAGCGTGACGACAGCCACTGGAGGAGTCCCTTGGGGATGTCTGGTTCTCCCTGGTGGGTCTGGTCGTCAGAGCCGTAGAACAGGGCCCGCAGCTCCCGCCTCACCTGGGCGGACACCCGGGTAGACACctgggagggagaggtgagagagaggtgagacagATCATGTGTGAGGGGCTGTACATATACCATCATGTAGAAGGACAGTTCAGTAACAGCACAGTACAAGCTGTCATTTGGAAGAATGCCATTATATTGCAAAGGTAATGTACAACTACTATAATAAAAGACTGAGCTATATCAGCACAAGGTACAGTAAACACTAAAAGCAGTAAACAGACAGTTGTCTCTCATACTCACCGTTTCCTGGATTGTGTTCAGCTGCTCACATTTCCCCTGACATCCCATCACCCCCTGCAGGTCGCCCCTGATCCGACCCAGCTCCTCCTCCAGCCTCTGCACCTCCGCCAGCAAAGCAGCATGGGCCTCCTGGTCCACACCCACACTGAGGCAGAgaaaagagaaagcgagagggataaagggggaaagagagaaagagaagtgtCTCTGTTACACTTGTTTAGGTCTGAAAAATTTCCCATAAATTCACCATTTTCCAGAAATCCAGTTTGGAAGATTCCCTGACGTCTGGCTTATTacctcctgattccaggaatcttcTAACCGGCATTTCTGGTAAACCAGTTTTGAGAAACTGACACAAAGTTTGCAACCCTGGACTTGGCTCCacactttaaaaaatataaatgtttgcATGCTGTAAAAACTAACTCCAATACACTGGctttattgtttgatctaataaTGGACCACTTAGACCAATGTTTCAGTCATAAgacattacattttttgggggcaaATGAAGAGAATCAGTGTGCAAGAGTTTCCTTCCACATGAAATGGAGTGCAGGTGTAAACCGTAGAAAAGTTCTGCACTATATCATCTATGGACGTTAAGCCAGTGACCGTGAACCTACCTGACAGGGACAGAGGCAGGGGGTGGTGTggctgtctcctctgtctccttcttCCGCTGTTGCACCGCCTGAAATACAACCTCATtaaaatgtacagtacagtaatatatattCAAATGTACAGTACTATAAATTAAaatgtacagtactgtaatatAAATTAACGGCCAATAAGCTACAATACAGCATGTGTTGACGTGAACACTTTCAGCACGCGCAttatctgtacatagcccatctgtaaacagcccatctatctaccaaCCTCATCctcataatgtatttatttatcttgctccttcgcaccccagtatctctacttgcacattcatcttctgcacatctaccattccagtgtttaattgctatattgtaattactttgtcaccatggcctatttattgccttaacttacctcatttgcactcactgtatatagactttttttgttttcttttgttctacagtattattggctgtatgttttgtttattccatgtgtaactctgtgttgttgtatgtgtcgaactgctttgctttatcttggccaggtcacagttgcaaattagaacttgttctcaacttgcctacctggttaaataaaggtgaaataaaataaatgtcatCACAATTAACCTAAAAGGACAGGGACATGCTGACTCCTGTGTATCAGATGACTAGacgtgtatgagtgtgtgtcatactgtatgtattcaaACGAACTACCTGAGATGATGTATGTATGGACTGGTGCTTATTCAGATGAGCTGCCAGAACCGGTATGTTCCTGTTTGTGTTCCTATGGGTGGGTAATGTGATGCGTGGGTCTTGTATGTGTCAGTCAGTAATAAGCTTGTGAGACTGCACCTCAAGCTTAGCTGTTAGCCTGCTAAGATCTAGTGGTGTGTGTTCAGATGTGGAGGTAACGGAGCTCCTGGGTGGATTCATTTGATCTCACAGGGTTTCATTCATAGTCTGGTGTGCATTTCCCATAGACCATTTCATCAGTTTCAACTGCCAGGACCTGTACGTTCCTGTATGTATTGGGAAATGTAGGTAATGTGTGTATTTCTCAGTAATAGACATTACCTCAGTTTTAGTAGCAAGGACCTGCAGCAGCCTCTCCAGCTCAGCTAGCCGTGTCTCCTGACTCTGCTGCTGCTGAACCCTCTGCTCTTCAGTCTgcacaggagagggaggagagagggagagaaagagggagagaagaggtcaCCCAGAAGTAAAGAGTAAGGAACTCAGTAATAAGGAATAGGGGGTCAGTATGGAATGCTTACGAAGCAAAACGCACTGAAATCTGACCCTACATAAAAACCACAAATCTGTACATAGTTATCAATTAAAATGTTGAAGCTCAACCCTCTGATCATCCCTGCCACCAAGCCCCGACCCCACTCCTGCCACCAAGCCCCGACCCCATTCCTGCCACCAAGCCTCGACCCCATTCCTGCCACCAAGCCCCGACCCCATTCCTGCCATCAAGCCTCGACCCCATTCCTGCCACCAAGCCTCGACCCCATTCCTGCCACCAAGCCCCAGTCCTATCAACAGCTTTGGTGTCCGGCCCCAGTCCCTTTCCCTCCCATGACAGCCATCCCTACCTGTGCCCTGTGTGAGGCCTCCTGCtgctccagctctcctctcagcagGGTGATCCTGTGCTCCAGCAAGccagagacccagagacccagGCTGTCCCTGTCCGTCTGGCTGTCCAGCTGCTCCCTCAGGAGGGTGTACTGGGCCAGGGTGTCCCCGTGATGCTGCTCCTGCCTCTGGTCCCCCTGCTGCACCCGCTCCCACAGCAGGGCCAGACCATGCTCCACCCGCTCCAGGCTCTCTGTGTCCACGGTGACTATGGGGGGAAGGACTGGCTGTAGATGGAGATACGGGATAGACAGAAATAAAGGAGGGACACAGAAGTACAgtgagaggttagagagagaacaagaaagcTTGTTTTAGTCTAACATTCATGAAGCAGGTGTATTTCATGAAGTACCATATTCGCACAATACAGACAAATTGAGAGACACCCTCGGGCTTCTCAGGCGAGCTCCTCTCTTACCTGTGCCTGTGGGCCGGGGGGTGCTGGGGTAGTCTGCTCCAGTGGTGTGGCGGGGGTGGGAACAAGGGCAGGGGTCAGGATAAACGATGAGAAGGTGAAGGGGGACACCACTCTGGAGCGCCACTCTGTCAGGTTTATGGCTGGAAGGTAGGAGAGGAAACTGGACGGACCCCAGAACCACaaccctgagaggagagagaaacaaggaAATGAATCAACAGGAACTACAGTATGCAACAACCTGCCCGTCTTTACTATAAATGCAGTGAAAGCTTTATTGGTATAGCACCTGTTGTTTCTTAGGCTTCTATTGTTTACGTTTTTTTGTGTTTATGCATGAATTTGGGGATTTGATAGTAGCTTGTGGGTTAATGAATGCAAGTCAGTGCTTTTCTGTGTAGACTGTTAGTGTGTAAAAGTGTTGTTCCACAGAAGGGCTGGTTCTGTAGCTGTGTGCCCAGTAAGAGTGTCCTAGATCTGGGGCTGGATTTGGAGTAAGCTCTGGGGGGCTGGTTAACAGCTCTGGTGCTACACAGCTGACAGATcggcgtgtttgtgtgtgaagtAGGTTACGTCAGGTGAGCACACTGTTACTCACACAGGAGTagcaggaggggaaggaggaagaggaggagcttcCACATTCTGGGCAGGCACctgaaagagacacacacacagagcagtgaGCAAAACACACCTGagatacgcacgcacgcacacacacacacacacacacacacacacacacacacacacacacacagtaaaacgtAACCTTTCCTTCCTCAGATGAGAGAAATAATTTAatcaaaatgtaatatttaattAATTAAGATTTATCATGTTAGACAGAGCCTGCATAAGAACAGTCATAAATATTTATCAAACATGCACAATGATAACTGGGTCTCAGACACAAACAGGAAGGTACAATGTAAAATTGTCCAATGACAAAAACCTGTAATTTTCCATTGCTAAACATTTGGCTGTTTTACTACGGTTTGCCCCAGATATCTGAAATGTCTCTGCTGTCAATCACATCAATCAAAAGTTACAGCCAGAGTTAAATCTTCAACCTTTGATAACAAAGGACAATAGTAGGTGAATAAAAATCATCTACACATGGATCTTTCTGAGAACTACACTGGCAAAAGTCACATGAGTTGGATACATCAACAGAGGCTCTCACCGGGTCAGGAAGAAGACGTTGAACAGAGACATGAGACACACCAGCTGGTACCAGCCTGTCCCCAGACACCACAACAACCGTCTGGCTGCTTTACCTGGGGGGGGGGAGGTGTATCATTACTGTAACGTAGCGTGTATGATATAAGAAAGAGCAACTGATTAAACAACTAAATACTGATGATGAAGAGGATGGATGCAACACAGGGTAACTAACCTGGAGCTCCCAGGACTAGCCACAGCACTGACAGGAGTCTCTGAGCCACTGACCGTACTGCTGACCCCACTGCTGACCCCAGCGCCAGGCCTGACCTCACTACATAGTAACCTGGCTGGAGCAGACAGTAGCCTGGAAGGTCAGAACAAACGCACAACGTTGGAGCTTTCATTAGAAAAGGGTCTTTGTATGAAACTTTATGTGCTGCTATTTTGGCCAGGTctctcttaaaaaatatatattttttatctcaatgtcaatgagactaacctgttaaaataaaggtaaaacactAAGAAATCATAGTGATTCAATTCAGTAAATAGAGTGCTAATGACATGGTAATAACAAATGCTGGGCATTAGGACAATTAAAAATACTGAGGCTTCAGTTCACAACTGATTTCAGATCAGCTCTCTGGAGCCTAGTCCTGACCTCAGCCACTATCAGCAGTGCAACAAAACAGGTCCTAGACCAGTAGTGGAAGGAAGGGAATTGTATTTCCCCACACCCACAGTTTGTATataatttgcattgatgtcaatgagagATTCCTATGAAAAGTCTACGTGCGCAAGGTTTATAAAGcaagggtcgtattcattaggcaccaaacagaatcaAACTGACTGAGTCAGGgaaggactacctgaacttgtccaataagaaatgcttttTTTTGGGTTCTGTTGCAGAACGTTTTGCTACGGTTTGGACCAATCAATACAACTCTGATGTATGTGTATTAGGTCAGTAAGGAAGGAAgctagggagaggaggaagggggttaACCTGTATCTGTACTAGATCAGTAAGGAaaccagggagaggaggaagggggttaACCTGTATGTGTATTAGGTCAGTAAGGAAGGAGGCCAGAGCGAGGAGGATAGGGGTTAACCTGTATGTATATTAGATCAGTAAGGAagatagggagaggaggaagggggttaACCTGTGTGTGTATTAGATCAGTAAGGAagccagggagaggaggaagggggttaACCTGTATGTGTATTAGGTCAGTAAGGAAGGAGGCCAGAGCGAGGAGGATAGGGGTTAACCTGTATGTATATTAGATCAGTAAGGAagatagggagaggaggaagggggttaACCTGTGTGTGTATTAGATCAGTAAGGaagccaggaggaggaggaagggggttaACCTGTGTGTGTATTAGATCAGTAAGGAAaccaggaggaggaaggggattaTAACCTGTGTAAGCTATAAGGGTCCACAGACCCCCCAGTAGACGGTGAGTTCTGGAGATCTGTGTTTGACTGTGGACCAGTGTGTTGGTCTCCAGGTGCTGCTTCCCTTTACAGTCGTCACCTGAGGCAGACCACATGACGGATGGATGGCAGACAAGGAGgaaaagcaaacaaacaaaacacaaaacaaagaATGAAAAATTATATAAAATTAAATGCAATAAACATCAACGCAACTCAGAAGCAAAAAATGTATATAACTTAACAAATCAGAAGTCAAATAAAAGTTCTAAATAATGTATGAAACGTAAAAGCATTCAAATAAAATGAatagaataaaaaggaaagttttaTATCTTCCTAAGTCAGAGGGTGgtttaaccttccagacttggaattgtatcaactcgctACCCAAGGTTTTTACTCGTGACATATAGATAAAtacactaaagaggaacaatgggtacatattgaagatgcacatgctcatccccagaataTTTTGACatgtctattttcaaaggatgaagctaagaacattaacaactacatagttaagaacactaaaacaatatggaagaaaatgaaacgTATTTTACCAAAAcaaccaatatcactccctatAATGTAATGTTTAGAATTTATTACACAAGAGAAAAATTGtgaaattctacagcacaacagcGAAGTCATGTCTCAAGTGTAAAACTAATAATAACTCCATTATCCATACTTTCTGAGAATGCTACAAAGTTTGGAAGTTATGGGCGGAGCTAGAAAGTTGTCTATCAGAAGTATTACAACGTAAACGTACTTTTAAtccatctgtctgcatatttcaagacgtcatgtgggggtgtagtgagatacccaatgggctggacgattctcttctcatcactcatTTTGAAAAAACAGATACTAAAAACTTGGAAGTCGATCAATCCGCCATCAttgacacaatggaaaaatcaaaTGATGTATTATTGAAATAGCATGGGTAAGTGAGAAAAACAAATTGGTACAATTTAAGACCAAGTTGCAAACAATAAttcaggcactagggatgggagtGTGAGCATGCAggtctgggcagatgagatgtagtcattgtttgtATGTCTGTACATTTTTGTTTATATGTATTCGTTTTTTTTGGAATgtaaaaaaatgaagaaaagtAAAATCCAATATTATAAAAACTACCAACCATAGAAAACATGCTTCTGAAAGAGTGAAATGTCCACAGTGTAAGAGCAGTTGACagagaactgtctgtctgtcaatctctGGTTGCATTCCAGGTTGTCTTTATTGCAATCAAAATGCGTAGTTGATCAAATCTTAGAACACAGGAAGCACGTTAATATGAAAAAGCAATCTTCTGAGATGTACGCATGTGCAAGAAAGGCAACGTTCCAGGTTCTCTCTTTGGTAACacagcccatcccctcctctccagatGTTTGGTAAGCGACTTGTGTCAAACAGGCCTTAGTTCTCTGTTTGACGTTTGTTCAACTGCATTGTCAGGATCGTATGTCATTCTGTCTGACTCTGACACCAGTGTCATTTAGGAAGATGTTAGATAAGACATCATGGAATATGTAACCATACAGTACTAGCTATTTCTTCTCCCAGTTTCCTAAAAACAATCTTTAAAGTGAAGTGAAACATTCACAGAGATACATCTGATTGATCTTTATGGGTTTCGGCCTTTTCAAAACAAACTTTAAAAAAACTTCTCAGTGCTTAtatagaaacacacaaacacctgctGTATCTGACTAGGGAGACCAGTAGACAGAGTACAGTCACTGACTGGTGAAAGAGGTGTGACCGGCTGGCCACTGGCCCTAGTGGTTCACGTAACCCCTGTGCACTGATCTGGAAATAGGTCACGCATTGAATTAACTCTGGGTCAATCAGGGTGACAAAGTGCCCCCCTGGCACGTATAGAGCACTTGAGAGGGAatttgtgtgtgcgcatgcacatgggtgtgtgtgtgtgagcgtgttgaCTACTTACACAACGAGCCATTCAAAAAGTGGGGGTGTCCGTCTCCCATCACGTGGTCTTTTACATTCATGCTCCCACAGTAACTGGAGTGAGCTGCAACACAACAAACTATTAATAATCATATTTACATACCAAAACTTTACATTCTGCAGGCGAGTGGCGACCAAGAGCGTGACACATTGTATATTTCGACACACAAGAGAGGGAAATGTCACCAAGGGAACCAACCAAAGTGGAAAGAAAAGCATTTGTTTATGACTTAATCAAGTGGACCTGTATTAAACCGGAGCTGGAtaaagagacagaaacagacagagagggagggagacagagagggagggagacagggagggagggagtgtgtatAGGAGGAAAACAAAGATGAATGACATGCAGTGAGGTGATACAGGAGTTCTGTCTCTTTAAGAAGTATGGAGGACCGTTTCAGTGATGAGCATGCAGAGGTAGAtggacagagctggagagagaggctCTGAAGATCGAAATAGAGTTATCTGTGGTGAAACTACACAGTAGAAAACAGCATCTGTACATACTGTGGAGAGAAGCATTCCTCTACATTATAATCCACCAAACCATTACTATACATGCACAGTTAACCTTATGCCCAGCCTTCACAGATACGTTTTCACAGACACAGAAATGCAAAGACCAAGAGCTTGAGAAAGAAATGTGTCGGTGGATACTGGAAATAGAGGGCTGAAAAAAAGAGGGTCACTGAGGTGGGGACTGGTCAGTGTTGATGAACGATGACCTTTAACCCATGCCTCCTGACTTCAGGTCGGCGGTGGGTCAGGTACCTTTGCCTTCGTAGCCGTTGGCCCTGTAGCCCATCATCCTGTGGAGAGTGGTCTGCCTATAGAGCCAAGAGACACGGGACGTGCAGGAGGAGACGGCCCGTCTGGCCCTGTCTAAGAGGGACGCCAGGACACCTAGTGACACAACCATACCACACATCAAAGTTCAGGTCAGACAATCTGTCTGTTAAACCCCCGTCCCCTTTCCAGCCCGGGACCAGATCAGTATTTTGCTTTATTTAGCCGACTACTCAGACTACTATAATTTTGTATTTTTGCTTTATTTAAACAACTCATCTGACTAATGTTAAGGCcaatacagatctgggaccaggctattccATTTCCACCTCCAATGTCACAGTTTTGAGGCTGGGAAGTGACAGGAGTGGAAGAGTACTGGATCTAGATATGAGATGAagcaggaagaagaggatgaagaTAGGTGGATATTCAACAGCTCACCCTGAGGAAGCAGGGCAGGTGAGGAAAAGAGAGCAGTGAGGCATGATGAGGTCACATAAAAATACATGACTTTATGACTGATGACCAGGATGTGCAGGaagaacaggagagacaggacAGCAGAAGGAACAGGAGTTACAGGACAGCAGGAGGAACATGACAGCTGGAGGAACAGGAGAGACAGGACAGCAGAAGGAACATGACAGCTGGAGGAAcaggagagacagtagaaaggACAGAGTTCAAAGAGCCTGTGAAAAAGACAGATTCAAAGGGATTTTAgctctaaaatatatattttttatagccTATAACGATTCAAGGGACTGGACTCCAGTAAGACTATCAGGTTGAACAGCTTTGAATAAATCAAACCATGAAAgacagtaaaaaaagaaagagagatggatcAGGTGGGAAGGGAAGTAGTATCAGGGGGGAATTCAGTGAGGAAAAGCATGCAGATAAAATGAATAGAGCTGATATGATGCCCAATTCTGCACCATATCTGATCTACATAATGCATTTCTACATGAACATTTTGTAACATTGCACCCCTctgaacagaccccagtagtaagCATCTCGTATACCTTTGCCTGAGTGGCTCCTGGCCCTAGTGCCCAGCCACAGAACGTTCTGGAAGAGCAGTGTCACCAGGGACACTATGGGGGCCAGGGCTCGTCTGCTGTAGTGGACACACGTGTTAGAGACTGACACCAGGAGACCTAGACAGAGAAAGGACGGCAGGTTAGTTAACTTAGCCGGACGTATAAAAGGTGGAGAAATGGGTCCTTCTAAGTAGAAACCCACATAGCATTAGCACTAACAAGCgaacagaaacagagaaacacacaagAAATGGCTGGTAGACTGATGATcattccgtttggtgcctaatgaacacaaccctgtttCACTCCCCAGTCAGTTGTGTGCACACTAGGTAAGGTTCTCACCTGTCTTGCTCCTCTGACTCTTGACCGTGCAGTATAAACTGGAGGATGAagctgatgatgatgaggagatgGTGGCAGCTGCTGCAGCAGCAGAGGCAGCCTGAGATGAGGAAGATGATGAAAGTGCGGCGGCAGCTGCTGCAGCAGATGCAGCCTGAGACGAGGAAGAGGAAAAGGTGGCAG
This genomic stretch from Salmo trutta chromosome 32, fSalTru1.1, whole genome shotgun sequence harbors:
- the LOC115171751 gene encoding SUN domain-containing protein 1 isoform X2, giving the protein MLFAPHPPEQAPGIYLARCVPSIARVGPIAPPLYVLLSEGSEPVFQSSGIGLGAVPERESVWYFGWVPCLRGTPIVPRLVSTGPRQPTAAELQKEKKSSIHYPTLLPACRSARRQQAADIMQGKESDRRMTMDFSRLHTYTPPQCAPENTGYTYSLSSSYSTVALEFEKVHQIAPVFNSPRMSRRSLRLQTTGGLYGNDSLADFSSQNHSSGGSSRTESWMVRSRKQQQQSASSSQSLNQSLSLNQTPRKALSFSTTNTPSTGCTTASDASLLSSILDQSSLRQRSTTTTTTDGYWGSDQDTNLKGRISRTDHSSTGANGGVNTVSHSHGMVANGYICKDCSIHSERKEALTTYSSSSQAASAAAAAATFSSSSSQAASAAAAAAALSSSSSSQAASAAAAAATISSSSSASSSSLYCTVKSQRSKTGLLVSVSNTCVHYSRRALAPIVSLVTLLFQNVLWLGTRARSHSGKGVLASLLDRARRAVSSCTSRVSWLYRQTTLHRMMGYRANGYEGKAHSSYCGSMNVKDHVMGDGHPHFLNGSLCYCLLQPGYYVVRSGLALGSAVGSAVRSVAQRLLSVLWLVLGAPGKAARRLLWCLGTGWYQLVCLMSLFNVFFLTRCLPRMWKLLLFLLPLLLLLWLWFWGPSSFLSYLPAINLTEWRSRVVSPFTFSSFILTPALVPTPATPLEQTTPAPPGPQAQPVLPPIVTVDTESLERVEHGLALLWERVQQGDQRQEQHHGDTLAQYTLLREQLDSQTDRDSLGLWVSGLLEHRITLLRGELEQQEASHRAQTEEQRVQQQQSQETRLAELERLLQVLATKTEAVQQRKKETEETATPPPASVPVSVGVDQEAHAALLAEVQRLEEELGRIRGDLQGVMGCQGKCEQLNTIQETVSTRVSAQVRRELRALFYGSDDQTHQGEPDIPKGLLQWLSSRYVSGADLQALLANLELSILRNVSLQLEQSRAEARTEAEARAAVITTQTQAITQSAQHTAVGGGLSEEQVQLIVQNALKLYSQDRTGLVDYALESGGGSILSTRCSETYETKTALMSLFSVPLWYFSQSPRVAIQPDMYPGNCWAFKGSHGYLVIRLSLRILPTAFCLEHIPKALSPTGNITSAPRNFTVYGLDDEYQEEGKLLGQYTYQEDGDSMQNFPVMEKNERAFQIIEVRVLTNWGHPEYTCLYRFRVHGEPRIQ
- the LOC115171751 gene encoding SUN domain-containing protein 1 isoform X3 yields the protein MLFAPHPPEQAPGIYLARCVPSIARVGPIAPPLYVLLSEGSEPVFQSSGIGLGAVPERESVWYFGWVPCLRGTPIVPRLVSTGPRQPTAAELQKEKKSSIHYPTLLPACRSARRQQAADIMQGKESDRRMTMDFSRLHTYTPPQCAPENTGYTYSLSSSYSTVALEFEKVHQIAPVFNSPRMSRRSLRLQTTGGLYGNDSLADFSSQNHSSGGSSRTESWMVRSRKQQQQSASSSQSLNQSLSLNQTPRKALSFSTTNTPSTGCTTASDASLLSSILDQSSLRQRSTTTTTTDGYWGSDQDTNLKGRISRTDHSSTGANGGVNTVSHSHGMVANGYICKDCSIHSERKEALTTYSSSSQAASAAAAAATFSSSSSQAASAAAAAAALSSSSSSQAASAAAAAATISSSSSASSSSLYCTVKSQRSKTGLLVSVSNTCVHYSRRALAPIVSLVTLLFQNVLWLGTRARSHSGKAHSSYCGSMNVKDHVMGDGHPHFLNGSLCDDCKGKQHLETNTLVHSQTQISRTHRLLGGLWTLIAYTGYCLLQPGYYVVRSGLALGSAVGSAVRSVAQRLLSVLWLVLGAPGKAARRLLWCLGTGWYQLVCLMSLFNVFFLTRCLPRMWKLLLFLLPLLLLLWLWFWGPSSFLSYLPAINLTEWRSRVVSPFTFSSFILTPALVPTPATPLEQTTPAPPGPQAQPVLPPIVTVDTESLERVEHGLALLWERVQQGDQRQEQHHGDTLAQYTLLREQLDSQTDRDSLGLWVSGLLEHRITLLRGELEQQEASHRAQTEEQRVQQQQSQETRLAELERLLQVLATKTEAVQQRKKETEETATPPPASVPVSVGVDQEAHAALLAEVQRLEEELGRIRGDLQGVMGCQGKCEQLNTIQETVSTRVSAQVRRELRALFYGSDDQTHQGEPDIPKGLLQWLSSRYVSGADLQALLANLELSILRNVSLQLEQSRAEARTEAEARAAVITTQTQAITQSAQHTAVGGGLSEEQVQLIVQNALKLYSQDRTGLVDYALESGGGSILSTRCSETYETKTALMSLFSVPLWYFSQSPRVAIQPDMYPGNCWAFKGSHGYLVIRLSLRILPTAFCLEHIPKALSPTGNITSAPRNFTVYGLDDEYQEEGKLLGQYTYQEDGDSMQNFPVMEKNERAFQIIEVRVLTNWGHPEYTCLYRFRVHGEPRIQ
- the LOC115171751 gene encoding SUN domain-containing protein 1 isoform X1, translated to MLFAPHPPEQAPGIYLARCVPSIARVGPIAPPLYVLLSEGSEPVFQSSGIGLGAVPERESVWYFGWVPCLRGTPIVPRLVSTGPRQPTAAELQKEKKSSIHYPTLLPACRSARRQQAADIMQGKESDRRMTMDFSRLHTYTPPQCAPENTGYTYSLSSSYSTVALEFEKVHQIAPVFNSPRMSRRSLRLQTTGGLYGNDSLADFSSQNHSSGGSSRTESWMVRSRKQQQQSASSSQSLNQSLSLNQTPRKALSFSTTNTPSTGCTTASDASLLSSILDQSSLRQRSTTTTTTDGYWGSDQDTNLKGRISRTDHSSTGANGGVNTVSHSHGMVANGYICKDCSIHSERKEALTTYSSSSQAASAAAAAATFSSSSSQAASAAAAAAALSSSSSSQAASAAAAAATISSSSSASSSSLYCTVKSQRSKTGLLVSVSNTCVHYSRRALAPIVSLVTLLFQNVLWLGTRARSHSGKGVLASLLDRARRAVSSCTSRVSWLYRQTTLHRMMGYRANGYEGKAHSSYCGSMNVKDHVMGDGHPHFLNGSLCDDCKGKQHLETNTLVHSQTQISRTHRLLGGLWTLIAYTGYCLLQPGYYVVRSGLALGSAVGSAVRSVAQRLLSVLWLVLGAPGKAARRLLWCLGTGWYQLVCLMSLFNVFFLTRCLPRMWKLLLFLLPLLLLLWLWFWGPSSFLSYLPAINLTEWRSRVVSPFTFSSFILTPALVPTPATPLEQTTPAPPGPQAQPVLPPIVTVDTESLERVEHGLALLWERVQQGDQRQEQHHGDTLAQYTLLREQLDSQTDRDSLGLWVSGLLEHRITLLRGELEQQEASHRAQTEEQRVQQQQSQETRLAELERLLQVLATKTEAVQQRKKETEETATPPPASVPVSVGVDQEAHAALLAEVQRLEEELGRIRGDLQGVMGCQGKCEQLNTIQETVSTRVSAQVRRELRALFYGSDDQTHQGEPDIPKGLLQWLSSRYVSGADLQALLANLELSILRNVSLQLEQSRAEARTEAEARAAVITTQTQAITQSAQHTAVGGGLSEEQVQLIVQNALKLYSQDRTGLVDYALESGGGSILSTRCSETYETKTALMSLFSVPLWYFSQSPRVAIQPDMYPGNCWAFKGSHGYLVIRLSLRILPTAFCLEHIPKALSPTGNITSAPRNFTVYGLDDEYQEEGKLLGQYTYQEDGDSMQNFPVMEKNERAFQIIEVRVLTNWGHPEYTCLYRFRVHGEPRIQ